Genomic segment of Nostoc sp. TCL240-02:
CTTGCACCGATGCGACGGAGAATGTTCTTAATCTTGGACCAACAATTCTCAATCGGTGAAAAATCGGGAGAATAGGGGGGGAGATAAATGAGATGAGCGCCAGCAGCGATGAGCAAAGCTTCAAGTTCATCACTTTTATGGATTGAGCAGTTATCCATGATCACCACTGCACCAGGCCAAAGTTTGGGTACGAGCTTTTGGGCGATGAAGGCATCAAAAGTCAAAGCATCGATAGAACCTAAGCCACTCCATTGGGTGAGCAGTCCTTTCAAGCTAATTGCACCAATTACCGAGACATTTTTCCCTTTGCGGTTGGGCTTTTGAGCATAGGCCTGAAGGCCAGGCAAGGCGCGGGCACATTTGCGGATGAAGGACAGATTAACTCCCGATTCATCTAAGAAAATCAGCTCTTCGACGGGTATCCCCCTCAAGAGTTTCCAGTACTCAAATCGGGCTAGTTGGACTTCATCACTACCTTTTTTTGTGAGGTGGAGACTTTTTTTTGAGGTTGAGGTGAAGTTTCCAGCGAACCATCCGATTCACCGTAGCTACCCCAATTAAGACCTCTGTTTTCTCGTAAAGTCGTTCCCGCAATTCGCTTAACGTCGCATCGGGCTGTGCTATGACGAGTTGGCGCAGGATTTCTAACTGTTCAGCATTCAACTTTGTTGCTGTCTGCTCAGTCCGCACCTTGGGGCCTATCATCCCCAATTCTCGATGGCGTTTGAGTAAATTTTGCACAAAACTTAAGGTGACACCAAAGTTTTTAGCCAGTTTTCGTTGGGAAATGTCACCGCAGGCATAAGCATCAACTATTTTTTGACGCAAGTCGAGAGAGTAGGCTTTCATCACCACCAATTATCAGTAGAATTGCTCTCTCCTACTGTACTGAAGTAGACTGATAACCGCTATAATACCACTAATATTATTTATGGGAACCATAAATCTATAAAGTATAAAAGGTAACTTCATGATGAGTGTGACCTCTGCTTGGTTAGGTTTAATTAGTGGAATACTAACAGGTGCGATGTGGTCTGGTCTTGCCAATGCCCAAGTTACTCCCGATGGAACCCTTAACACTACCGTCTTCCAAAATGGTAATAACTTCACTATTACTAATGGAAATCGTGTTGGCAACAATCTTTTCCACAGCTTCAGCCAATTCTCAATTCCTAGCAAAGGCTCTGCATTCTTCAATAATACTTTAGATATCCAAAACATTTTCAGTCGCGTCACTGGGGGCAATATTTCCAGCATTGATGGTTTAATTAAGGCAAATGGTAGCGCCAATTTCTTTCTGCTCAATCCCACTGGGATTATGTTTGGTCTGAATGCCAAACTTGATATTGGTGGTTCATTTTTAGGTAGCACAGCGTCAAGTATCCGCTTTGCCGATGGAGTAGAGTATAGTGTCGCAAATCCTACGACTTCGCCATTATTGACGATGAGTGTGCCGATCGGTTTACAAATGGGAAATAATCCCGGTGCTATTAACATCCAGAACACTGGTCATCGTTTGGTGTTCCCGATCAACCCTTTCGCCTCTTCTCCAGATCGAAGCAACAATCCTGTAGGATTAGGTGTTAACCCTGGCAATACCTTGGCATTAATAGGGGGAGATATCACCTTAGATGGTGGAGTGTTAAATACACCCTCTGGACATATTGAACTCAGTAGCGTCAGAAATGGGACAGTTAATCTGAACACTTCGTCTCCTCGTTGGAGTTTTGATTATGGCAATCTTCAGACATTTGGTAACATTTATCTGTCGCATCAATCCCTGACCGATGCCAGTGGTACTCCTGCGGGTTCGATTCACTTTCAAGGTCAAAAGATTAGCTTTAATGATGCTTCTGCTGCCTTATTAGTTAATCAAGGAAGTCAAAATTCTGGCGATATTAACGTTAACGCTAGTGAGTCCTTAGAACTAGGGGGACTCGGCACTGATGGATTTCCACAAAGTTTATTGCGTGCTGATAATTTCGGTGATGGTGCTGGGGGTAATATCGTGGTTTCTGCCTCACAAGTATTCCTCCACGATGGTGGTTCTTTTCATGGATTCAATTTTGGTAAAGGTCTAGGAAGTAATATCTCTGTAGAAATTGAAGATTTGCTTCAGATTGTCGGATTATCACCGATTAGTGGATTTGCCAGTTCACTAAACACAAACACCAGTAATTCTGGGAAAGGTGGTGATATTCGAGTAGTTACCAACAAATTGCAGGTTTTAGATGGTGCTGTCATCGGCAATTCTAGCTTGGGAAATGGTATAGGAGGTAATACCACGATTAATGCTACTGACTTCATCGAAGTGATCGGAGAAAACCCACAAAACTTAGCTGATAGCGTCATAGTTGTCGGCACATTCAGCCAAGCAAATGCAGGTCAATTAACCATTAACACTTCCAAGTTAAGGGTGCGAGATGGAGGAGGCATTGTTGCTTCTACCGTTAATAGCGGTAATGGTGGGGATTTGCTAATCAATGCTTCAGACACTGTTGAAGTCAGTGGAGTAGGTAGTATTTCTCGTCTTCCTAGTCGAATTGGTGCTAGAGCAGAATTACTGGCACCACCCATTCGGCAACTATTTAGATTACCAGATGTGATCACAGGTAACATAGGTAAACTCGTTGTTAACACCCCGCGCTTGCAGATTACAGATGGGGCAATTGTAGGCGTTGATCATCAGGGTGTTGGCGATGCAGGAAAACTGGAAATTAACGCACATTCAATCCGGCTCGACAATGGTGGTAGCGTGACCGCCGCTACTGCTCAGGGTGAAGGTGGTAACATTTTTGTCCAGGCTAATGACTTGATCTTGCGCCGTGGTAGTTCAATTGTTACTAACGCAGGTGGTATTGGCAACGGTGGCAACATCACTATTAACTCTCCGATCATCGTTGGATTAGAAAACAGCGATATCATTGCCAATGCCGTCGTAGGTAAGGGCGGTAACATTAACATTGCTACTAAAGGCATATTCGGTTTAGAATATCGCCTCCAACTCACCCCAGAAAATGACATCACTGCCAGTTCACAATTTGGGGTTAACGGTACGGTTCAAATTAATAACATTGGTGTCGATCCCAATTCTGGCTTAGTAGAACTGCCAGAGAATGTCACTGACCAATCCCAGCAAATTGCTAGTGGTTGTTCTGCAAACCAAGGTAGTACTTTTGTGGCAACAGGACGAGGTGGCATACCGCAAAATCCTACGCAGGAAATTGGGAGCGATCGCACTTGGTCTGATATCCGCGACATCTCTGCATACCGCAAAACACAGCCAGTAGAAGCCCAAATTCCCCCATCCTCAGAGGTTCTTGTCCAAGCCACTTCTTGGCATCGCAATGCTGACGGCAAAATCGAGTTAATCACAGATAAATCTCCTGTTCAAGTGCAACAGGCATTAAACTGTGCTGCTGTTCCCAAGAGTTAAGATGGTAATGGGCAGAAGTTACACTGATAAAATTTGCTTATCAAATTAGATGTGTTTTCGCTTAATGCTGTAGTTCACAGAATTAAATAATCCGGTTGACAATTGTCCACACTTCTAAATCAGAGCGGACATAAGGAACAGAAATTGTTTTGAACCCAGTAATAAAAGGCTTGTAATAAATCTGCCAATACATTGGACTCAGTTCATTGGCACAAGCCTTAAGAAAACGGACTTCTGCCGCCAATTCCCCAGCCAGTTGATTAATGCGTTGAGCATGAACCTGTGCTACTTCTTTCGCTTCTTCTAGCTGCTGCTGTTGGGTAAGTTGTTTTGATTCAACTTGCCAACGCACTAATTTATTTTGTTTTTGTTTGATTTGGACTTCCAAAGCTGCGATCGCAGCATCAATGCCTTGGAGTTCAACTGATAATTGGGCATTTTCTCTAGCTTGACGGCGATATGCTTCAACCATTGCCTGGGGTGAATCATTGTCGCTAGAGATGACATTATTAATAGTGAGTGCAGCGCGTTCTTCTAAAAGAATTTCAATTTGAGAGTTAAGCGCCGCCATTTCAGCCTGAATTTGCTCCATAAATCGAGTTTTAAGTGCTGAGTTTTAAGTGCTGAATAAAATCTTAAAAGCTTTTTGCGCCTTGGGTATCGAGAGAAAGCGATCGCACCTCGGCTGTAATTCCTTCTTCTTGCCAAGCAGCTAACATCGCCGCCTCCACAGCCTCTGAGTGTAATTTATCCGCCAAAGCTAACAGTGTCGGCCCCGCACCACTAATTACCATACCATAAGCACCAGCACTAACAGCTGCGATATTGAGAGCATCATAACCAGGAATCAAAGCTTTCCGATAGGGCTGATGCAACTTATCTTGCAAAGCTGTCTTTAACCATTGTCCGTTACCAGTTTCCAAGCCGCGCAGCAGTAAGCCCAAATGTGCCGTATTGAAAATCGCATCAGCGCGACTCACCTCAGTTGGCAAAACACCCCGCGCCTCTGAAGTCGAAAGTTCAAAATTAGGAATAGCCACAACTGGTACAACATCTTTATGCCAGGGAACATCACAAATTTCCCAAGCTGTGCCACTGGTAGCAGCCAGACGACATCCTCCCAACAAAGCTGGTACTACATTATCAGGATGTCCTTCCATTGCGATCGCTAACTCCATCACCTGCGACTGAGAAAGAGTAGCACCCTCAAGTTGATTGGCAGCAACTAATCCGCCCACAATCGCTGTCGCCGAACTACCCAAACCTCTCGCCAGTGGGACACCTAACTTAATCTCTATTTTCACAGTTGGCGGTGTTTGCTCTATATGTTGATAGAATTTGACAAACGCCTGGTAGAGGAGATTGCTTTCATCAGTTTGGACTCGTTCAGCTTCGGTACCAGTGACATGAATAATTAGCCCACCTTCTTCTAGACGAGTGAACTTGAACTCGTTGTACAGCTTTAAAGCTGCACCAATGCAATCAAAACCAGGCCCCAAATTAGCAGTTGTGGCAGGAACGGTAACAGTGATAGTAGAAACAACAGACATTGGCAAAACTCACTAATCATCAATCAGCATCTCACATAAGTGGTTGAATTCCACCCCTTCTCGGGGTGAGTGCGTCAAACAGGTAAAATGATTTTAAGAAAACTCTTCAGCAGAACTACAACGCTGAGAGTTAGCCTAAAAATATTTTATGGTGCGATCGCAGGAGGCAAAAAATGGGCTTGGCTGGATTAAGAATTGTGTTGGTAGAACCAGCTGGGCCGATAAATATTGGGGCGATCGCCAGGGTAATGAAAAATTTCGGTCTATATAATTTAGTATTAGTCAACCCCCAATGCGATCCGCTATCGACAGAAGCTTTGATGATGGCTGTTCATGCTCAGGAAATTATAGAATCTGCGGAATTAGTAGCCACCTTACCAGAAGCATTACATGGATGTGTACGGGCGATCGCTACCACAGGTCGGGTTCGCAGTTTAGAAACACCTTTAGAAAACCCCCGCACTGCACTACCCTGGTTACTGGAGGAACCAGAAAAACCCACAGCGCTGATTTTTGGCAGGGAAGACCGGGGATTAAGCAATGAAGAATTAAATTATGCCCAGAGGTTTGTTGGTATTCCCACCAGTAAAGATTATGTAGCCCTGAATTTAGCTACTGCCGTGGCAATCTGCTGTTATGAATTGTCACAATCTGCCCAACAATTTGACACTCAGACCATAACCCAAACTGAACTCGCACCCTTAGATGTTTTAGAAGGATACTACCAGCAATTAGAATCACTATTACTGAAAATTGGTTATGTATATCCCCATACAGCAGCTAGTCGCATGGGAAAATTTCGCCAACTATATAATCGCGCTCACCTGAAAACTAGGGAAGTAGCCATGCTGCGAGGAATTTTGCAGCAAGTAGAATGGGCTTTGAAAAACCAGAGGGATAGTGAAAACTTGTAATTATTCGTTTAATATATACGCAATCACCCCCCCAAATATTTAATACGGCTTAAACTAAACACAAAAAGCTACTTAGTGGCAAAGTGGAATTTGAGTATTAATATTGCTTAAGGATTAAGTTTTGGGTCAGAGAAGAGACAGGGGGCAGGGGGCAGGGGAGCAGGGAGCAGGGAGAAGAGGAAAGGGAGACAAGGGGGACAAGGGAGACAAGGAAGACAAGGAAGACAAGGGAGAATTATTGAATAAATCTCTCCTGTCTCCCCTGCCCCCTGCTCCCTGCCCCCTGCCCCTCCGCCCCTCCGCCCCCCGCCCCCCGCCTCTTCAGTCAGGAGTCTGCAAGAAAACAGTCAAGTCGGTCACAAGGAGTAACTGTGTCAGAGTCAAGTGACGAACTAACAGCTTTCTCGCGGCGACAACCCCTAAATCGCCGCCAACGTCCACAAAAAGTTCAAAAAGTGGCGCAAAAGAAAGTTAAAGCTAATAGCCAGCAGCAAGCTGCCAATGGACGGGAAGCGGCGCTAGCACGCCAAAAAAATCGTGTTGCTCCCCCCCCAACCCCTGGTACTACACGTAGGGTAAAATCGGGATTAGTCATGCCAATGGCAGTGAAACCAATACCTACTGTAAAGGGGAAAATTCCTCCCTTTCGACCAGGTGCTGTGATGGTGAAAACAGTGCGGATGGAAAAGCCAAAAAGGGGCCTGCGTTCATCGCGGAAAACGCGATTAAAGCCAATGGCAAAAACCATATTATATGTTGTGCGATTGTTGATAGTGGGTGTTGGGATGGGTGCAATTGTGGGCACAGTGTTGTCAGTATTAGACCCAGCTAATCGCATCAGTACAACTTCTGCACCTCAATCTAATAGTAATGTGTCGCGATCGCAGCCACAACCTACCCAAGCTCCCCCAACTGCATCTTCGAGCCTATATCTATCCCAGGAAATTATCTCCTTGAAAAATGCCGTGCAAAATTTAGCGGCGAACAACCCAAATCTTTCACCCGGTGTTTTCTTGGTAGATTTGGACACTGGTAATTATGTAGATGTCAACGGCTCTACCAGTTTTCCAGCAGCTAGCACAATTAAAGTGCCGATCCTACTTGCCTTTTTCCAGGATGTAGACGCGGGAAAAATTCGCCTGGATGAAATGCTGACCATGCAACAGGATATGGTAGCTGGTGGTTCTGGAGATATGGGGTCAAAACCAGCCGGAACCAAGTACAATGCCCTGGAAGTCGTCACTAAAATGATTACCATCAGCGACAACACGGCGACAAATATGCTGATTGCGCGATTGGGAGGGATGGAGGCGTTAAACCAGCGTTTCCGCACTTGGGGATTGACAACCACAACAATTCGTAATAGCCTACCAGATTTGCAAGGGACAAATACTACTAGTCCCAAAGAATTGGCGAATTTGATGGCTATTGTGAGTCAGGGGAATTTAGTTAGTATGCCATCACGCGATCTCATGCTCGATATCTTGCGTCGCACCCAAAGAGACACTCTGCTACCATCGGGTTTGGGAACAGGGGCAAGAGCATTCCACAAAACGGGCGATATTGGGACTATGCTGGCAGACACAGGTTTAATTGTTGTTCCTACTGGCAAGCGCTATATAGCTACCGTCATGGTACAACGCCCCGAAAACGACCCTCGCGCCGAAAAACTGATTAGCTCAATTTCTCGTGCTGCCTACCAAGAGTTTAGCCAAAATGCTGTTACACCCAACAGTACCACAAGCACTATACCCGCAAATGGTTATCAGCCCCAGATTGGGAGTCCTGCTTTACCCAATAGTACGACAGGTACTGTACCTATGAGTGGTTATCAGCCTCCTGTTGTCAGTCCTGTACCTAATGATATGGGAAGTACTGTACCGGCAAATGGTTATCAGTCTCCAGTTATGAATCAACAGTATTATCCCCAAAGATAAGTAGGTCGACGTATCGTTGAGATAACATAAGGGGCTAGGAGAACTAGCGGTATGCAAACGCTGCAAACCATAAAGTCTACTCCGTAGAGGCTGGCGATCGCAATTGAAGTGACAATTTATGTTTGCAAATCAAATAGGATTGCTATACCCGAAACTATCAACCAAATAGTCATTGCTCAAATTTAAACACTAATTGTCAAAATTCAAACGTTTGCAACAAATGTTCCTCCATATATAAGAAACGCTTAAGTATTTCTTGCAAATGTATAATCAGTTGCCGCAAACGCTTAATACTTTGCAACAAATACTCTTCCATATATAAGAAACGCTTAAGCATTTCTTGCAAAGGTATAATCAGTTGCAGCAAATGCTTAATACTTTGCAACAAATACTCTTCCATGTATAAGAAACGTTTAAATCATTGCAACAATTGTTGTAATGAACTTATGAATTGATTAGTTATTGGTCATTAGACTTGTTGCAAAAGTCCCTAACACCTCTCCTCTAAGGACACACAAGTTTAATTACCCCCCTTAATCCCCCCGATGTATTGGGCTACGGTGTACACACAAGTCAGATCCAGTTTTAGTTTTATCCCAATACGCTTGGGATAAGCCAGAAAGCCTCATGTAGAGACGCGATTTATCGCGTCTAAAAGACTGATACGTTAGAGAGACGCGATAAATCGCCGTCTCTACAAAGAATTTAATTCCTTGACAGACTACTATTTCCGACTTGTGTGTACACCGTAGGGGGTAAAACCCTAGTTATGGCGTAGAGTTTAAATAATAACTCCGTGCAGTTAGTGTATTTAATACCAAATATGCCATCATTAAACTTCTCATTTCTTGCAGTCCACGATACACAACTTGTAAGATTAGGCGCTCTAGCTGAACGATATTTTGCAGATGACCCCAATACTTGTTTAATTAAGTTGCGACAGTTTGGGGAATTGCTGGCTCAGTTAGCAGCAGCCAATATTGGACTTTATGAGGTAGCGGATGAACGGCAGATTAATTTACTGAATCGGTTGCGCGATCGCGGTTTAATTAAAGGAGAAGTCGATCGCTTGTTTCATGAGTTACGAAAAATTGGCAATCAGGCAACTCATGAGCTTTCTGGCAATCACCGCACAGCTTTAAGTGGGCTGAAGTATGCGCGTGAGTTGGGGATTTGGTTTCATCGTTCATTTAGTGGTAATCGTAATTTTGACCCAGGCGCGTTTATTCCCCCACCTGACCCCAAAATAGAGACACAGGCACTTAAAGCCGAGTTAGAGCGCCTGCGAGATGAGGTACAAAAGAATTTTTCGGAGGCTGAGGCGGCACAAGCATTAGTAGCAGCTGAGACGCTGCGTAGAAGTGCCTCCGAAGATTTAGCACGGGAAGCAGAGTTGAAAGTAGAGGAGGTGTTAAATCACCTAGCAGAAATTCAGGCTCAAGCAAAAAGTGAGACTCAGCAAACCATTCAGCAAACCATTACTCAAGCTCAAGTGGCGGAAAGTGGTGTGTTGCTGGATGAAAGAGAGACACGCAGACTAATTGATGCTCAACTGCGGGCAGCCGGTTGGGAAGCAGATTCCGAAGAACTGACTTATCAAAATGGTGTGCGTCCTCAAAAGGGAAAAAATTTAGCAATAGCTGAGTATCCCACTGTGAATGGACGGGCTGATTATGCGTTATTCTGCGGTTTGCAAATTGTGGGAGTAGTGGAAGCTAAACGGCAAAGCAAAGATGTTTCTGAAGGTGCGCTTAATCAAGCTAAACGATACAGTGAGGGATTCCAAATTACGGGAGAAATGTTTGCAGGTGGGCTGTGGCAAAATTATCAGGTTCCATTTGTCTTTGCAACCAACGGACGACCATATTTACAGCAACTTCAAACTAAGAGTGGCATCTGGTTTTGTGATTTGCGGCGAGCGACTAATCTTCGCGTCTGTCTACCTACCTGGCACTCTCCTCAAGGATTACTTGATATTTTAACTCAAGATGTTGACCAGGCAGTAACTCGTTTAGCCCAAGAAGGTTTTAGCTATGGGTTGAAATTGCGCGATTATCAAATTCGCTCCATCCAAGCGGTAGAGTCTGCCTTGGCACGAGGACAACGAGAATTACTCGTGGCGATGGCAACAGGAACAGGAAAAACTAAAACTTGCATTGGTTTAGTTTATCGGCTGCTGAAAACTAAGCGGTTTCGCCGAGTGTTGTTTCTAGTCGATCGCACCGCATTAAAAGAGCAAACCACTAACGCCTTTAAAGATTCTCGCATGGAAAACCTGCAAAGTTTCGCTGACATATTTGAGATTAGCGATCGCAACAACACCGAATTCGACCGCGATCTTAAAGTTCACGTTACCACAGTGCAGGGCATGGTCAAGCAAGTTCTCTACCCTGCTGATGGTACAATTGTTACACCCGATCAATATGATTGCATTGTGATCGATGAGTGTCACCGGGGCTATTTATTAGATCGAGATTTAAGTGATACAGAATTAGAGTTTCGGGATTTTAACGATTA
This window contains:
- a CDS encoding IS630 family transposase yields the protein MRGIPVEELIFLDESGVNLSFIRKCARALPGLQAYAQKPNRKGKNVSVIGAISLKGLLTQWSGLGSIDALTFDAFIAQKLVPKLWPGAVVIMDNCSIHKSDELEALLIAAGAHLIYLPPYSPDFSPIENCWSKIKNILRRIGARTYPDLLQALDTAFAEVTIENLLGWFTHCCYCTSQD
- the thrB gene encoding homoserine kinase, which encodes MSVVSTITVTVPATTANLGPGFDCIGAALKLYNEFKFTRLEEGGLIIHVTGTEAERVQTDESNLLYQAFVKFYQHIEQTPPTVKIEIKLGVPLARGLGSSATAIVGGLVAANQLEGATLSQSQVMELAIAMEGHPDNVVPALLGGCRLAATSGTAWEICDVPWHKDVVPVVAIPNFELSTSEARGVLPTEVSRADAIFNTAHLGLLLRGLETGNGQWLKTALQDKLHQPYRKALIPGYDALNIAAVSAGAYGMVISGAGPTLLALADKLHSEAVEAAMLAAWQEEGITAEVRSLSLDTQGAKSF
- a CDS encoding S-layer family protein, giving the protein MSVTSAWLGLISGILTGAMWSGLANAQVTPDGTLNTTVFQNGNNFTITNGNRVGNNLFHSFSQFSIPSKGSAFFNNTLDIQNIFSRVTGGNISSIDGLIKANGSANFFLLNPTGIMFGLNAKLDIGGSFLGSTASSIRFADGVEYSVANPTTSPLLTMSVPIGLQMGNNPGAINIQNTGHRLVFPINPFASSPDRSNNPVGLGVNPGNTLALIGGDITLDGGVLNTPSGHIELSSVRNGTVNLNTSSPRWSFDYGNLQTFGNIYLSHQSLTDASGTPAGSIHFQGQKISFNDASAALLVNQGSQNSGDINVNASESLELGGLGTDGFPQSLLRADNFGDGAGGNIVVSASQVFLHDGGSFHGFNFGKGLGSNISVEIEDLLQIVGLSPISGFASSLNTNTSNSGKGGDIRVVTNKLQVLDGAVIGNSSLGNGIGGNTTINATDFIEVIGENPQNLADSVIVVGTFSQANAGQLTINTSKLRVRDGGGIVASTVNSGNGGDLLINASDTVEVSGVGSISRLPSRIGARAELLAPPIRQLFRLPDVITGNIGKLVVNTPRLQITDGAIVGVDHQGVGDAGKLEINAHSIRLDNGGSVTAATAQGEGGNIFVQANDLILRRGSSIVTNAGGIGNGGNITINSPIIVGLENSDIIANAVVGKGGNINIATKGIFGLEYRLQLTPENDITASSQFGVNGTVQINNIGVDPNSGLVELPENVTDQSQQIASGCSANQGSTFVATGRGGIPQNPTQEIGSDRTWSDIRDISAYRKTQPVEAQIPPSSEVLVQATSWHRNADGKIELITDKSPVQVQQALNCAAVPKS
- the hsdR gene encoding type I restriction-modification system endonuclease, with the translated sequence MPSLNFSFLAVHDTQLVRLGALAERYFADDPNTCLIKLRQFGELLAQLAAANIGLYEVADERQINLLNRLRDRGLIKGEVDRLFHELRKIGNQATHELSGNHRTALSGLKYARELGIWFHRSFSGNRNFDPGAFIPPPDPKIETQALKAELERLRDEVQKNFSEAEAAQALVAAETLRRSASEDLAREAELKVEEVLNHLAEIQAQAKSETQQTIQQTITQAQVAESGVLLDERETRRLIDAQLRAAGWEADSEELTYQNGVRPQKGKNLAIAEYPTVNGRADYALFCGLQIVGVVEAKRQSKDVSEGALNQAKRYSEGFQITGEMFAGGLWQNYQVPFVFATNGRPYLQQLQTKSGIWFCDLRRATNLRVCLPTWHSPQGLLDILTQDVDQAVTRLAQEGFSYGLKLRDYQIRSIQAVESALARGQRELLVAMATGTGKTKTCIGLVYRLLKTKRFRRVLFLVDRTALKEQTTNAFKDSRMENLQSFADIFEISDRNNTEFDRDLKVHVTTVQGMVKQVLYPADGTIVTPDQYDCIVIDECHRGYLLDRDLSDTELEFRDFNDYVSKYRRVLEQFDAVKIGLTATPALHTTEIFGNPVYTYSYREAVIDGWLIDHEPPFQIKTKLSEEGMVWNPGQQMEFFNPQTGQLDLVHAPDEVRIDIEQFNRKVVTEEFNRVVCEALAEHIDPSLAEKTLIFCATDAHADIVVNQLKQTFQDRYDSVEDDAVVKITGNADKPLELIRKFRNEVNPKVAVTVDLLTTGIDVPAICNLVFIRRVNSRILYEQMLGRATRLCDEIGKEVFHIFDAVRLYEVIAPVSTMRPIVVNPNITFTQLLQELETVNTDAVEIVIEQLLAKLQRQRRHLSDSNREQLEAIAQMPIENIGSHLKQSTIQQVREWFREKKTIAQILDRRDGGTQPILISHHLDELVSIERGYGSAARPEDYLESFRAFLLENMNKIPALIVVTQRPRELTRAQLKELRMQLDAAGYSQTSLQTAWRETTNEDIAASIIGFIRQAALGDALIPYSERVEGAMKKILASQPWNTPQRKWLERIGKQLKAEIIVDCEAFERGEFKSQGGGFERLNKVFGGELENIVIKIHESLWDVAI
- a CDS encoding transposase, translating into MKAYSLDLRQKIVDAYACGDISQRKLAKNFGVTLSFVQNLLKRHRELGMIGPKVRTEQTATKLNAEQLEILRQLVIAQPDATLSELRERLYEKTEVLIGVATVNRMVRWKLHLNLKKKSPPHKKR
- a CDS encoding RNA methyltransferase translates to MGLAGLRIVLVEPAGPINIGAIARVMKNFGLYNLVLVNPQCDPLSTEALMMAVHAQEIIESAELVATLPEALHGCVRAIATTGRVRSLETPLENPRTALPWLLEEPEKPTALIFGREDRGLSNEELNYAQRFVGIPTSKDYVALNLATAVAICCYELSQSAQQFDTQTITQTELAPLDVLEGYYQQLESLLLKIGYVYPHTAASRMGKFRQLYNRAHLKTREVAMLRGILQQVEWALKNQRDSENL
- a CDS encoding serine hydrolase; the protein is MSESSDELTAFSRRQPLNRRQRPQKVQKVAQKKVKANSQQQAANGREAALARQKNRVAPPPTPGTTRRVKSGLVMPMAVKPIPTVKGKIPPFRPGAVMVKTVRMEKPKRGLRSSRKTRLKPMAKTILYVVRLLIVGVGMGAIVGTVLSVLDPANRISTTSAPQSNSNVSRSQPQPTQAPPTASSSLYLSQEIISLKNAVQNLAANNPNLSPGVFLVDLDTGNYVDVNGSTSFPAASTIKVPILLAFFQDVDAGKIRLDEMLTMQQDMVAGGSGDMGSKPAGTKYNALEVVTKMITISDNTATNMLIARLGGMEALNQRFRTWGLTTTTIRNSLPDLQGTNTTSPKELANLMAIVSQGNLVSMPSRDLMLDILRRTQRDTLLPSGLGTGARAFHKTGDIGTMLADTGLIVVPTGKRYIATVMVQRPENDPRAEKLISSISRAAYQEFSQNAVTPNSTTSTIPANGYQPQIGSPALPNSTTGTVPMSGYQPPVVSPVPNDMGSTVPANGYQSPVMNQQYYPQR